One segment of Paenibacillus sp. FSL R7-0337 DNA contains the following:
- a CDS encoding sugar phosphate nucleotidyltransferase, with amino-acid sequence MKGVILAGGTGTRLYPLTRLMNKHLLPVGKYPMVCYGIERLRQGGITDILLVISKQSAGQYTDFLGSGAEFGVSLTYKIQEAAGGIAEALELAEGFILPGERFVVLLGDNLFMDSLEPYVKSYLQQPAGTAKVLLKPVEDARRYGVPVFDSADASLIAYIEEKPEQPKTKFCVTGIYMYDEAVFDIIRRISPSRRGELEITDVNNLYAAERKLSYDVLQGWWSDAGTFQSLREAGDKLRDTLP; translated from the coding sequence GTGAAAGGAGTCATACTGGCAGGCGGAACAGGAACAAGGCTATACCCGCTCACCCGGCTAATGAACAAACATTTGCTTCCGGTCGGCAAATACCCTATGGTGTGCTACGGGATTGAGCGGCTGCGCCAAGGGGGGATCACCGATATTCTCCTGGTCATCAGCAAACAGTCCGCAGGACAGTACACTGACTTTTTGGGCAGCGGCGCGGAATTCGGCGTCTCCCTGACTTACAAAATCCAGGAGGCGGCAGGCGGCATCGCGGAAGCGCTGGAGCTGGCGGAAGGATTCATCCTGCCGGGGGAACGGTTTGTCGTGCTGCTGGGGGATAATCTGTTCATGGACAGTCTGGAGCCTTATGTGAAGAGTTATCTGCAGCAGCCGGCGGGGACCGCGAAGGTGCTCCTGAAGCCTGTCGAGGATGCGCGCAGATACGGGGTTCCGGTGTTTGACAGTGCAGATGCCTCCCTGATTGCTTATATTGAAGAGAAGCCGGAGCAGCCGAAGACGAAATTCTGTGTTACAGGCATATATATGTACGATGAAGCAGTATTCGATATCATCCGCCGGATTTCGCCTTCCAGAAGGGGCGAGCTGGAGATTACCGATGTGAACAACCTGTATGCTGCCGAGCGCAAGCTGAGCTATGATGTGCTGCAAGGCTGGTGGAGCGACGCGGGAACCTTCCAGTCTCTGCGCGAAGCCGGAGATAAGCTGAGAGATAC
- a CDS encoding glycosyltransferase family 2 protein has protein sequence MTMTSIIIPTYNRLGLLRSCVESIRAHTRSAYEIIVVDNASNDGTEAYCRASKLTLISLPENRGFPLACNIGLQLAAGEELLLLNNDVIVSQGWLDNLKNALYSAPDIGIVGPVTNYASGRQQVQTCYTDIAGFHAETLRTNIPDAAKWLETRRLVGLCFLFKRQLMDAIGLLDERFSPGHYEDDDYCYRARLQGYRLLIAGDCLVHHEGSASFKEVYSASLQELVERNRRIFMEKWQVDPSQFI, from the coding sequence ATGACAATGACGAGCATTATTATTCCTACGTATAACAGGCTCGGGCTGCTGCGCTCCTGCGTCGAATCGATCAGAGCGCATACCCGGTCTGCCTATGAGATTATTGTAGTGGACAATGCCTCGAATGATGGTACCGAAGCCTACTGCCGGGCCAGCAAGCTGACGCTCATTTCCCTCCCGGAGAACCGCGGTTTTCCGCTGGCCTGCAATATCGGGCTGCAGCTGGCTGCGGGGGAGGAACTGCTGCTGTTGAACAATGACGTTATTGTGTCGCAAGGCTGGCTGGATAATCTGAAGAATGCTTTATACAGTGCCCCTGATATAGGAATTGTCGGACCAGTAACGAATTATGCCAGCGGACGGCAGCAGGTACAGACCTGCTATACGGATATTGCAGGCTTCCATGCCGAGACGCTCCGGACCAATATCCCGGATGCGGCGAAGTGGCTGGAGACCCGAAGGCTTGTAGGTCTGTGTTTTTTATTCAAAAGACAGCTTATGGACGCGATTGGCCTGCTTGATGAACGTTTTTCGCCGGGGCATTATGAGGATGACGATTACTGCTACCGTGCCCGGCTTCAGGGATACCGGCTGCTGATTGCCGGAGATTGCCTGGTTCATCATGAAGGCAGCGCCAGCTTCAAGGAGGTCTATTCTGCCTCATTGCAGGAGCTGGTGGAGCGCAACCGCAGGATTTTTATGGAGAAATGGCAAGTGGACCCGTCGCAGTTTATCTGA
- a CDS encoding glycosyltransferase family A protein, with translation MMEEREVSVSGRSSARRTAPGSSSSKGRATGRGAAVRRGASKQRSAQRRNKPAAAGLDLSRSKRKPASGRRVLSLPASQGSLSVIISARNEEQTLPKLLEQVERLKPQEIIVVLNGCNDRSFQRTRLCAQASIVCIPESAGHDVGRSLGAKLSRGDILLFLDGDMVISAGQLSSFVAAVDRGVDVALNDLDPLLPPFGLSDAVTRCKLYLNQVLGRPDLGASSMTAVPHALSRRALERIGYRELMVPPRALALSIMGRLRVEKAGGVNVIKQNRLRQGNTGAGNAIEQLIAGDHAEALVCVIAHRQSSGQLSDENLLEHRRQIAAWRNAL, from the coding sequence ATGATGGAAGAGCGGGAAGTATCCGTCAGCGGCCGGTCTTCAGCGCGGCGTACTGCCCCCGGAAGCAGCAGCTCTAAAGGCCGCGCCACCGGACGCGGCGCAGCAGTGCGCAGAGGCGCCTCCAAGCAGCGGTCCGCGCAGCGCCGCAACAAGCCTGCGGCGGCGGGCCTGGACCTCTCCCGGTCCAAGCGGAAGCCTGCTTCCGGGCGGCGGGTCCTGTCCCTGCCGGCATCGCAGGGTTCGCTGTCGGTGATTATCTCGGCCAGGAATGAGGAGCAGACGTTGCCGAAGCTGCTGGAGCAGGTGGAACGCCTGAAGCCGCAGGAGATTATTGTGGTGCTGAACGGCTGTAATGACCGTAGTTTTCAGCGGACACGGTTATGCGCTCAGGCGAGTATAGTGTGCATTCCGGAATCTGCCGGACATGATGTAGGGCGTTCCCTTGGCGCCAAGCTCAGCCGGGGAGATATCCTGTTGTTTCTGGATGGCGATATGGTGATCTCCGCCGGGCAGCTATCCTCTTTTGTGGCTGCGGTGGACCGCGGGGTGGATGTGGCGCTCAACGACCTTGATCCGCTTCTGCCCCCCTTCGGGCTAAGTGATGCGGTTACCCGCTGCAAGCTCTACCTGAATCAGGTTCTGGGCCGCCCGGATCTTGGAGCAAGTTCCATGACAGCCGTTCCGCATGCCTTATCCCGCCGGGCGCTGGAGAGAATCGGCTACCGCGAGCTGATGGTGCCGCCTCGGGCGCTGGCGCTCTCCATTATGGGCCGCCTGCGGGTAGAGAAGGCGGGAGGGGTGAATGTGATCAAGCAGAACCGGCTGCGCCAGGGCAACACGGGAGCCGGCAATGCCATAGAGCAGCTGATTGCCGGTGATCACGCCGAAGCTCTGGTCTGCGTAATTGCCCACCGGCAGAGCAGCGGGCAGCTGTCGGACGAGAACCTGCTGGAGCACCGCAGGCAGATTGCTGCCTGGAGGAACGCGCTATGA
- a CDS encoding glycosyltransferase, translating to MKRKGVSARRTGRRATRTARRPVTRPVRPAIPPPAVNHPQPEVSVIIPAMNEAATIAAVIAGARGVHPRCEVIVIVNGSADQTAEIARSCGANVIVYEQPLGHDVGRSVGAAAAKGAVLLFTDGDLVIPASQLRPFVTAVSGGADLALNDYSGPVRSRVPHPVVLSKHVLNLLLGRSELKGCSLTAVPHAISRRALEVLGSGLLSRPPLAHAQAVLEGLVVTAVHNVPVGRMNAVRRKHSGSDLLQEAILRDHLDAVALVLERKGGRAGFGDGTRRREMVR from the coding sequence ATGAAAAGAAAAGGAGTATCTGCCCGCCGCACGGGGCGGCGGGCGACCCGGACAGCACGGCGGCCAGTGACACGGCCGGTGCGGCCTGCTATACCGCCGCCAGCGGTGAATCATCCGCAGCCTGAGGTGTCGGTTATTATTCCGGCCATGAATGAGGCGGCGACGATTGCCGCGGTAATCGCCGGAGCCAGAGGCGTTCATCCCCGCTGTGAGGTTATTGTGATTGTTAACGGTTCTGCAGATCAGACCGCAGAGATTGCGCGCTCCTGCGGAGCGAACGTAATTGTGTATGAACAGCCGCTCGGGCATGATGTCGGGCGAAGCGTAGGTGCTGCGGCTGCGAAGGGAGCGGTTCTGCTGTTCACGGATGGGGATCTGGTAATCCCCGCCTCACAGCTGCGTCCCTTCGTGACGGCGGTCAGCGGCGGAGCGGATCTGGCACTGAATGATTATTCCGGTCCGGTCCGCAGCAGAGTTCCGCATCCGGTGGTGTTATCCAAGCATGTGCTGAATCTTCTGCTCGGAAGGTCTGAGCTGAAGGGCTGCTCCTTGACTGCCGTCCCTCATGCGATTAGCCGCAGAGCGCTGGAGGTTCTGGGCAGCGGCCTGCTGTCGAGACCGCCGCTCGCCCATGCGCAGGCAGTGCTAGAGGGCCTGGTTGTGACAGCGGTGCATAATGTGCCTGTAGGCAGGATGAACGCGGTCCGCCGGAAGCACAGCGGCAGTGATCTTCTGCAGGAGGCTATCCTCAGAGACCACTTGGATGCTGTAGCCCTGGTGCTGGAACGCAAGGGCGGCCGGGCGGGCTTCGGGGACGGCACCCGGCGAAGGGAGATGGTGAGATGA
- a CDS encoding WIAG-tail domain, with protein MKGPKRKQQRSTKRPLYYVDNPDTTELSMLDSSPKTQKTQQSAAVESAEAEDITLQVSGVEMLEVTAPPQQTVPALEGNQGTVKEEVLGQEDRAALLEAEVTAPLEKERLQPVYTDDLSDGAVTGAKIAPRTIDGSRLKHGIIGTPWLQDYAVQSINLADRAVTSSKIAPESITGEHLAESSVSGGKLLDHSIGGEKLKDGSVGPEKLADRMISGGHISDGAISSRHLSEFIITAELLDDGAVTGEKILSSSIDSRHLSNGSIDRSKLADEAVSAEKIADGEISGVKLGDAVIESRHVGEGVITAKHLAPGAIGREQLAARLIGKEQLQPGIIESGHLADGAAGSRQIGAKAVRSQHINPESIHADHIAEGEIGSRHLADRSISFVKLADGAVGTTQLIEQAVTSSKIADQSILAHKLADEAVMTRHIAKSAVRSAQIAAQAVTSAHLQRDAVDNSHLAAESVGSAQLQEHSVLTGHLAKGAVTEEQLGYESVTGEHISPQSITAAKLADGSIITAKLAMGAVGGTILAKEAVSGEHIAVCAVEEKHLADGSISGRVLQEEAVDAGHLASGAIERRHLGDSSVTSSALQSGSVTADKLSSGAVKEAHLTAAIVQPHHLADYAVTSLKLSPESVSTDKLGDLAVTSIKLADGSVSAEKLAASAVQSEHLSAGAVGPDSLKDTSVQGRHLAAGSVGGGHIRPMSIGNGHLIPSSVSSIQIQDGSISAAKLAEGAVASQHLTPGSVGGSQLAEASVEGRHLADGGIRLAHLAEEVRSAELLPNGSIGAEKLAAGAVESVHLAEAIVQAVHLAPAAVEARHIGAGEITLAHLAKETRSADLLPDGSIAGSKLGAGVVGAFHLAAGSVYSGHLAADAVSSRHIRAGSIQLSHLAPDTRGADLLPDGSIGGRKLAEGAVDSQHLQPQSVETEHLADGVIQERHLGSGIIRLAHLAEETRSAEILPDGSIDASKLAEGAVHSQHLQPQSVEAEHLAGGVIQERHLGSGIIRLAHLAEETRSAELLPDGSIGGRKLAEGAVDSQHLQPQSVEAEHLADGVIQERHLGSGVIRLAHLAEEMRSAELLPDGSIGGRKLAEGAVDSQHLQPQSVDAEHLAGGVIQERHLGSGIIRLAHLAEETRSAELLPDGSIRGSKLAAGSVGSIHLASGSIYGGHLAPEAVDGCHIRPGSISLEHLAQDARTSELLQDGSITGEKVAPHSIGTRHLAEGAVGSSELQDEAVDGSKIASFAIQSRHLEEDSVQSYHIVQGAVSGDHLATDSVDSCHLRAGSIKREHLAENTLTSELLGEGSIDGSKLAPGAVGSNHLAPSSIYGGHLAPGTVDGRHIRSGSIGLEHLAENALTSELLPDHSVTGEKLALHSVGTGHLAEGAVGSTELQDEAVNASKIASFAIQSRHLEEESIQSHHIAQGVVSGDHLAPDSVDSSHLRAGSIKREHLAENTLTSELLGEGSIDGSKLAPGAVGPNHLAPGSIYGGHLAPGIVDGRHIRSGSIGLEHLAENTLTSELLQDHSVTGEKLALHSVGTGHLAEGAVGSTELQDEAVNASKIAPFAIQSRHLEEDSIQSHHIAQGVVNGDHLAPGSVHAEHLSFHPVQSVGNRDVLQQFGMTAFMFNGDSESVEVTVSFDESFGHTGYVLVAMANQPYFHASLKNRTGGEATIEVVRLRETQHFYGVLSWIALGTPLVKPAVEHRAFD; from the coding sequence GTGAAGGGTCCCAAACGAAAACAGCAGCGCAGTACAAAAAGACCGCTCTATTACGTGGATAATCCCGATACGACTGAACTTAGCATGTTGGACAGCAGTCCCAAAACACAGAAAACCCAACAATCGGCAGCGGTGGAATCGGCTGAGGCAGAAGATATTACCCTGCAGGTGAGCGGGGTGGAGATGCTGGAAGTGACCGCCCCGCCCCAGCAGACTGTACCTGCACTGGAGGGGAATCAGGGAACCGTGAAGGAAGAGGTGCTCGGGCAGGAGGACCGTGCTGCCCTGCTTGAAGCTGAGGTAACGGCTCCCCTGGAAAAGGAACGCCTCCAGCCCGTATACACCGATGATCTGTCTGATGGCGCCGTCACCGGTGCCAAGATTGCTCCACGTACCATTGACGGGTCCAGGCTAAAGCATGGCATCATCGGCACACCCTGGCTGCAGGACTATGCAGTGCAGAGCATCAACCTTGCGGACCGGGCGGTAACCTCCTCGAAGATAGCGCCGGAGTCCATTACTGGTGAGCATCTGGCGGAGAGCAGCGTCAGCGGAGGCAAGCTGCTGGATCACTCCATTGGCGGGGAAAAGCTGAAGGACGGCAGCGTCGGTCCAGAGAAGCTGGCAGACCGGATGATCAGCGGAGGACATATCTCCGATGGTGCCATCAGCAGCCGGCATCTGAGTGAGTTCATCATCACAGCGGAGCTGCTGGATGATGGGGCGGTGACTGGTGAGAAGATTCTCAGCAGCAGCATTGACAGCCGCCATCTCAGCAACGGCAGTATTGACCGCTCTAAGCTGGCTGACGAAGCAGTGTCCGCCGAAAAAATCGCCGATGGTGAGATCAGCGGTGTCAAGCTGGGCGATGCGGTGATCGAGAGCCGGCATGTGGGAGAAGGCGTCATTACCGCCAAGCATCTGGCACCGGGTGCCATTGGACGGGAACAGCTGGCGGCGCGCCTGATCGGCAAGGAACAGCTTCAGCCCGGTATTATTGAGAGCGGGCATCTCGCGGATGGGGCTGCCGGGTCCCGGCAGATCGGGGCGAAGGCTGTCCGCAGCCAGCATATTAACCCGGAGAGCATCCATGCGGACCATATCGCGGAAGGTGAAATTGGCAGCCGTCATCTGGCAGACCGCAGCATTTCTTTTGTGAAGCTGGCGGATGGTGCGGTAGGGACTACACAGCTGATTGAGCAGGCGGTTACCTCTTCCAAAATAGCGGATCAGAGCATTCTGGCCCATAAACTGGCTGACGAAGCCGTAATGACGCGCCATATTGCGAAATCCGCTGTCCGCAGTGCGCAGATTGCCGCGCAGGCTGTCACTTCGGCACATTTGCAGCGCGATGCCGTGGATAATTCTCATCTAGCCGCAGAGTCTGTAGGCTCAGCCCAGCTGCAGGAGCACTCCGTCCTGACCGGCCATCTGGCCAAAGGGGCAGTTACGGAAGAACAACTGGGATATGAATCCGTTACTGGAGAACATATTAGCCCGCAGAGTATTACCGCAGCCAAGCTGGCGGACGGCAGCATCATTACCGCCAAGCTGGCCATGGGCGCGGTCGGGGGGACGATCCTTGCAAAGGAAGCTGTCAGCGGAGAGCATATTGCGGTCTGCGCCGTGGAGGAGAAGCACCTGGCGGACGGCAGCATCAGCGGGCGGGTGCTGCAGGAGGAGGCTGTAGATGCTGGTCATCTGGCATCCGGCGCCATAGAACGCCGGCATCTGGGAGACAGCAGTGTGACTTCATCGGCGCTGCAATCCGGTTCGGTCACGGCAGATAAGCTGTCCTCCGGTGCCGTCAAGGAGGCTCATCTTACTGCGGCGATCGTGCAGCCGCATCATTTGGCTGACTATGCCGTCACTTCCCTGAAGTTATCGCCGGAGAGTGTCTCGACGGATAAGCTGGGCGATCTGGCCGTCACTTCAATCAAGCTGGCAGACGGAAGTGTAAGTGCGGAGAAGCTGGCAGCCTCAGCAGTGCAAAGTGAGCATCTGTCGGCAGGCGCGGTCGGCCCGGATTCGCTTAAGGATACGTCTGTACAAGGCAGACATCTTGCAGCAGGCAGCGTGGGCGGTGGACATATCCGGCCGATGTCGATCGGCAACGGACATCTTATTCCAAGCTCTGTCTCATCGATCCAGATTCAGGATGGCAGCATCAGCGCCGCCAAGCTGGCAGAGGGAGCGGTAGCTTCCCAACATCTCACCCCCGGCAGTGTGGGCGGAAGCCAGCTGGCTGAGGCCTCAGTGGAAGGTCGGCATCTCGCGGATGGCGGCATTCGCTTGGCGCATCTGGCGGAGGAGGTCCGCAGTGCGGAGCTACTGCCTAATGGCAGCATTGGCGCAGAGAAGCTGGCAGCAGGTGCTGTAGAATCGGTTCATTTGGCTGAAGCCATTGTTCAAGCCGTTCATTTGGCACCGGCAGCGGTAGAAGCCCGGCATATCGGTGCCGGAGAGATTACGCTGGCCCATCTGGCCAAGGAGACGCGCAGCGCGGATCTTCTCCCGGATGGCAGCATCGCAGGCAGCAAGCTGGGAGCAGGGGTGGTAGGGGCCTTCCATCTGGCTGCGGGCAGTGTGTATAGCGGCCATCTGGCTGCGGATGCAGTAAGCAGCCGGCATATCCGCGCCGGTAGCATTCAGCTCAGTCATCTGGCTCCCGATACGCGGGGCGCGGACCTGCTGCCGGATGGCAGTATAGGTGGAAGGAAGCTGGCTGAAGGCGCAGTGGATTCGCAGCATCTCCAGCCGCAGAGCGTGGAGACAGAGCATCTTGCAGATGGAGTGATTCAGGAGCGTCATTTGGGCTCAGGAATTATCCGGCTGGCGCATCTGGCAGAGGAGACGAGAAGTGCGGAGATACTGCCGGACGGCAGTATAGATGCAAGTAAGCTTGCTGAGGGCGCAGTGCATTCGCAGCATCTCCAGCCGCAGAGCGTGGAGGCAGAGCATCTTGCAGGCGGAGTGATCCAGGAGCGTCATTTGGGCTCAGGAATTATCCGGCTGGCGCATCTGGCAGAGGAGACGAGAAGTGCGGAGCTGCTGCCGGATGGCAGTATAGGTGGAAGGAAGCTGGCTGAAGGCGCAGTGGATTCGCAGCATCTCCAGCCGCAGAGCGTGGAGGCAGAGCATCTTGCAGATGGAGTGATTCAGGAGCGTCATTTGGGCTCAGGAGTTATCCGGCTGGCGCATCTGGCAGAGGAAATGAGAAGTGCGGAGTTGCTGCCGGATGGCAGTATAGGTGGAAGAAAGCTGGCTGAAGGCGCAGTGGATTCGCAGCACCTCCAGCCGCAGAGTGTGGACGCAGAGCATCTTGCAGGCGGAGTAATTCAGGAGCGTCATTTGGGGTCGGGGATTATCCGGCTGGCGCATCTGGCGGAGGAGACAAGAAGTGCGGAGCTGCTGCCGGATGGCAGTATTAGAGGAAGCAAGCTGGCAGCGGGTTCTGTGGGTTCTATCCATCTGGCTTCCGGCAGTATCTATGGAGGTCACCTGGCGCCTGAAGCTGTGGATGGCTGTCATATCCGTCCCGGCAGCATCAGCCTGGAGCATCTGGCCCAGGATGCCCGTACCTCCGAGCTTCTGCAGGACGGCAGCATTACAGGGGAGAAGGTTGCTCCTCACAGCATTGGAACCAGGCATCTGGCGGAAGGCGCAGTGGGAAGCTCAGAGCTTCAGGATGAGGCAGTGGATGGTTCCAAAATCGCTTCCTTTGCCATCCAGTCCCGGCATCTGGAAGAAGACAGCGTGCAGAGCTACCACATTGTTCAGGGTGCGGTGAGCGGAGATCATCTGGCGACCGATTCAGTGGATAGCTGCCATCTCCGCGCGGGCAGCATCAAGCGTGAGCATCTGGCCGAGAACACGCTGACCTCCGAGCTGCTGGGTGAGGGCAGCATAGACGGCAGCAAGCTGGCGCCAGGAGCTGTGGGGTCTAACCATCTGGCTCCAAGCAGCATCTACGGAGGCCATCTGGCTCCCGGAACTGTTGACGGACGCCATATCCGCAGCGGCAGTATCGGCCTGGAGCATCTGGCCGAGAATGCGCTGACCTCCGAGCTGCTCCCGGACCATAGTGTTACCGGAGAGAAGCTTGCTCTTCACAGCGTCGGCACCGGGCATCTGGCTGAAGGTGCGGTAGGAAGCACCGAGCTGCAAGACGAGGCGGTGAACGCTTCCAAAATCGCTTCCTTTGCCATCCAGTCCCGGCATCTGGAAGAAGAGAGCATTCAGAGCCATCATATTGCTCAGGGGGTAGTGAGCGGGGATCATCTGGCGCCTGATTCAGTGGATAGCAGCCATCTCCGCGCGGGCAGCATCAAGCGTGAGCATCTGGCCGAGAACACGTTGACCTCCGAACTGCTGGGAGAGGGCAGTATAGACGGAAGCAAGCTGGCGCCAGGAGCGGTGGGGCCTAATCATCTGGCTCCCGGCAGCATTTACGGAGGCCATCTGGCTCCCGGAATCGTTGACGGACGCCATATCCGCAGCGGCAGCATCGGCCTGGAGCATCTGGCCGAGAATACGTTGACTTCCGAGCTGCTCCAGGACCATAGTGTTACCGGAGAGAAGCTTGCTCTTCACAGTGTCGGCACCGGGCATCTGGCTGAAGGTGCGGTAGGAAGCACTGAGCTGCAGGACGAGGCGGTGAATGCTTCCAAAATCGCTCCCTTTGCCATCCAGTCCCGGCATCTGGAAGAAGACAGCATCCAGAGTCATCATATTGCTCAGGGTGTAGTGAACGGTGATCATCTGGCTCCCGGATCCGTCCATGCGGAGCATCTGTCCTTCCATCCGGTGCAGAGTGTCGGGAACCGCGATGTTTTGCAGCAGTTCGGGATGACGGCGTTTATGTTCAATGGTGATTCTGAGAGTGTAGAGGTGACGGTCTCTTTTGACGAGAGCTTCGGTCATACCGGCTATGTGCTGGTTGCCATGGCTAACCAGCCGTACTTCCATGCCTCATTGAAGAACAGAACAGGCGGAGAAGCGACGATTGAGGTGGTACGGCTGCGCGAAACTCAGCATTTCTATGGCGTGCTGTCGTGGATTGCACTTGGCACTCCGCTGGTCAAACCTGCTGTGGAGCATCGCGCTTTTGACTGA
- a CDS encoding YheC/YheD family protein: MGQKLVGILLNAAMHGGVPRLKTGQESLANYEEAAAAYGLTPCFVKLSDINVASGFSSVYMKEGPQGYRRQIVPTPEVIHNRAIYDPRSTGVERLLQQGIQVYNTCNRYGKDQIHSLLERSRELQAVLPVTASGLSGLREMMNRYPDLILKPCRGSVGNGVMRLTRSGEGRWLWSYSLSGSRRKVSRAVNPDALPRILRARLSSVPYLVQERIPLAEINGRPFDLRVTVQRGWGGAWQVTGLFAKLAAPGGFVSNIARGGEALKSSFALEQAFPGEEAARIRMSVLSLSLAIARELEKSLPGLADIGLDIGVTKHGHLYFIECNGRDQRYGFQKAGLRGVWKDSYRQPMGYARYLYEEALRMNSY, encoded by the coding sequence ATGGGGCAAAAGCTCGTTGGGATACTGCTAAATGCCGCTATGCACGGGGGCGTTCCCCGGTTAAAAACCGGACAGGAATCTCTGGCTAACTACGAAGAGGCCGCCGCCGCATACGGATTAACCCCCTGCTTTGTGAAGCTGTCTGACATCAACGTGGCGTCAGGCTTCAGCAGTGTCTATATGAAGGAAGGTCCGCAAGGCTACCGGAGACAGATCGTCCCTACGCCGGAGGTCATCCACAACCGGGCAATCTATGATCCGCGCAGCACCGGCGTCGAGCGCTTGCTCCAGCAGGGTATTCAGGTATACAACACCTGCAATCGTTACGGCAAGGATCAGATTCACAGCCTGCTGGAGCGCAGCCGGGAACTACAAGCCGTTCTGCCAGTCACAGCAAGCGGACTTTCCGGCTTGAGGGAGATGATGAACCGCTACCCGGATCTGATCCTCAAGCCTTGCCGGGGCAGCGTGGGTAACGGCGTGATGCGGCTCACCCGCAGCGGCGAAGGGCGATGGCTCTGGAGCTACTCTCTCTCTGGCTCAAGACGCAAGGTTAGCAGAGCCGTAAACCCAGACGCCCTTCCCCGGATCCTCCGCGCCCGGCTCTCTTCCGTGCCCTATCTGGTCCAGGAACGGATTCCGCTGGCCGAGATTAACGGACGCCCTTTTGACCTGCGTGTCACGGTACAACGGGGCTGGGGCGGAGCGTGGCAGGTCACCGGCCTGTTCGCCAAGCTGGCTGCACCCGGCGGCTTTGTATCGAACATCGCCAGAGGGGGCGAAGCCCTGAAGTCATCTTTTGCGCTGGAGCAGGCATTCCCTGGAGAAGAGGCAGCCAGAATCCGTATGTCCGTCCTCTCCCTCAGTCTCGCCATCGCCCGTGAGCTGGAGAAGAGTCTGCCGGGGCTGGCCGATATCGGTCTGGACATCGGTGTCACGAAGCACGGACATCTGTATTTCATTGAATGCAACGGGCGCGACCAGCGTTACGGCTTCCAGAAAGCCGGACTGCGCGGGGTATGGAAAGACAGCTACCGCCAGCCTATGGGCTATGCCAGATATCTGTACGAAGAAGCATTAAGAATGAACTCTTATTGA
- the asd gene encoding archaetidylserine decarboxylase (Phosphatidylserine decarboxylase is synthesized as a single chain precursor. Generation of the pyruvoyl active site from a Ser is coupled to cleavage of a Gly-Ser bond between the larger (beta) and smaller (alpha chains). It is an integral membrane protein.) — protein MVKQLLRLMTELSSHRWLSRLMGALSHSRLSRLMIPVFIRSYQIPAAEAEKTAGEYRTLNEFFSRRLKPGMRPVASGEHAVASPVDAMITAMGEINCGTIMNVKGQDYTLEDLLNHSPHLELYKKGYYFVLYLSPTDYHRIHSPLTGQLRESDYIRGRAYPVNDFGMRHMKSVLSRNERLITYIAGSHGETAVVKVGAMNVSSIRYTDETAREWQCGDDLAYFEFGSTVVLLMESGTFTPRPGLAPDMKVKMGELLGEMRRPV, from the coding sequence ATGGTTAAACAATTGCTGCGGCTGATGACCGAGCTATCCTCGCACAGATGGCTTTCCAGGTTGATGGGGGCTTTATCCCACAGCAGACTCAGCCGCCTTATGATTCCGGTATTTATTCGTTCCTATCAGATTCCTGCCGCCGAGGCGGAGAAGACTGCCGGAGAATACCGTACACTGAATGAATTCTTCAGCCGCCGCCTGAAGCCGGGAATGCGCCCGGTGGCCAGCGGTGAGCATGCCGTAGCCAGTCCTGTAGACGCTATGATTACGGCAATGGGCGAAATCAACTGCGGCACGATAATGAATGTGAAGGGGCAGGATTATACGCTGGAGGATTTGCTTAATCACTCACCACACCTTGAACTGTACAAGAAAGGCTATTATTTCGTCCTCTACTTAAGCCCTACCGATTATCACCGGATTCACTCCCCGTTAACCGGGCAGCTGAGGGAGAGCGATTATATCCGCGGCCGGGCTTACCCCGTGAATGATTTCGGCATGCGCCATATGAAGAGTGTCCTGAGCCGCAATGAACGGCTGATTACTTATATAGCCGGCAGCCATGGCGAGACCGCCGTGGTCAAGGTAGGCGCAATGAATGTGAGCAGTATCCGCTACACCGACGAGACGGCCAGAGAGTGGCAATGCGGCGATGACCTGGCATATTTCGAATTCGGTTCCACGGTAGTTCTGCTGATGGAGAGCGGCACCTTCACCCCGCGCCCCGGGCTTGCTCCGGACATGAAGGTGAAGATGGGCGAGCTGCTGGGAGAGATGCGGCGGCCGGTTTGA